The Toxoplasma gondii ME49 chromosome III, whole genome shotgun sequence genome includes a window with the following:
- a CDS encoding hypothetical protein (encoded by transcript TGME49_253970) — MAGVPESSLGRGVSGFSPTCMRLQGASSSLLSSLLASHSWHFVENGNLLYPASSPEQAAEEGPLSNPAETPEAAKKDLSERSPAFAAPPGCTYTPPKSSASEEESAVFLSVGPVTLASQLSLRSLEGKQSVGPHSKENLFVPEKDCSATESLPVLFRFLSSSAGVSNCQGRACEASAASALSFRVCSVSLPCSDTKRLQKTSRSLPFPAGACVCACCGELRSSERSVHPRAALRSPLRQFAFIALHRNSFLPLRSVLPLLRAHRAAMRTGRNFSSLAPVQQEGEGDRGSREAMKDEHADETGNGLAAEREARTGKRCRRDAAQSDADSKKGDSGEKERRREEDAEEDAEGDGGRRFLLQGARESFASIDREAMQKGERREREEREQQQTVSLESMSSDRRQRVLEITLREKVESGANAGQTWKNARKRTREKGSEQRDSDPEERVRLQNKAAKRDCRMVVDSRSLFAPASGESSEGFAPEHSSLDSSENGSSKRRSSLTVEGTSSESSSSHRCSTPSASRASACPLHASLSRSSPSSPSSFSSSPLCCSSELSSQTCFCLASSASPPSSRSPSSASASALCRLSPSANLRTQSFEPMRSQWQLGVAICLADAPSEETGPSDSKPRHPKTHAAAASDREASWAGGADLVDLFLQSALEPCGWTRNWGTRSEDKVDGGSRMARVPGSSKGVSHNAAQGRRERILYTLNFVDFDVLRTHISFKKR; from the coding sequence ATGGCGGGAGTTCCTGAGTCATCTCTGGGGAGAGGGGTGTCTGGGTTTTCGCCcacgtgcatgcgcctgcaAGGCGCcagttcctctcttctctcgtctctcctcgcgtctcaTTCATGGCATTTTGTCGAAAATGGAAATCTGTTGTATCCTGCATCTTCACCTGAACaggctgcagaagaaggaccgCTGTCGAATCCGGCAGAAACGCCTGAAGCCGCCAAGAAAGATCTCTCCGAACGCTCTCCGGCTTTCGCCGCTCCGccggggtgtacatacacgccGCCAAAGAGTTCTGCTTCCGAGGAAGAATCTGCAGTCTTTCTGTCCGTCGGACCGGTGACTCTCGCGTCGCAGCTTTCGCTGCGCAGCCTCGAGGGAAAGCAGAGTGTCGGCCCTCACTCGAAGGAAAACTTGTTTGTGCCCGAAAAAGACTGTTCCGCGACAGAGAGCCTCCCTGTCCTCTTTCGATTCCTTTCGTCCTCCGCTGGAGTCTCCAATTGCCAAGGTCGCGCATGCGAGGCTTCTGCGGCCTCTGCCCTTTCCTTCCGAGTGTGctcggtttctcttccttgttcaGACACCAAACGCCTCCAGAAAACCTCGAGGTCTCTTCCGTTCCCAGCGGGCGcctgtgtctgtgcatgttGCGGGGAACTAAGAAGCTCCGAACGGTCTGTCCACCCCAGAGCGGCGTTGCGTTCGCCGCTGCGCCAGTTTGCCTTCATCGCTCTGCACCGCAACAGCTTCCTTCCGCTCCGGTcggttctccctcttctccgggCACACAGAGCAGCGATGCGGACAGGGAGGAacttttcttccctcgctcCTGTCCagcaagaaggcgagggagaccgcggaagcagagaggccaTGAAAGACGAGCACGCAGATGAGACGGGGAACGGTCTCGCGGCAGAACGGGAGGCGAGAACGGGGAAGAGGTGCAGGCGCGACGCCGCGCAGAGCGATGCGGACAgcaagaaaggcgacagcggagagaaggaaagacgacgagaagaggacgcggaAGAGGACGCGGAAGGGGACGGTGGGCggcggtttcttcttcagggaGCAAGGGAGAGTTTCGCTTCGATAGACCGCGAGGCCAtgcagaaaggcgagagaagagagagagaagaacgcgagcaACAACAGACTGTGTCGCTCGAGAGCATGTCGAGTGACCGAAGGCAAAGAGTCTTAGAAATCACCTTGAGGGAAAAGGTCGAGTCTGGGGCAAACGCGGGCCAAACTTggaaaaacgcgaggaagcgaacgcgagagaaaggttCAGAACAGAGGGACAGTGACCCAGAAGAACGCGTGAGGCTGCAGAACAAAGCAGCGAAGCGAGACTGTCGGATGGTCGTGGATTCAAGATCTCTCTTTGCTCCGGCATCAGGGGAGAGCTCTGAAGGCTTTGCTCCTGAACATTCGTCGCTTGACTCCTCTGAAAATGGCAGCTCGAAACGACGGAGTTCTTTGACCGTAGAAGGAACTTCATCGGAGAGCTCGTCTTCTCATCGCTGCTCGACGCCCTCAGCCTCTCGTGCTTCTGCTTGTCCTCTccacgcttctctctcgcgttcttctccgtcttctccttcgagtttttcttcttctcctctctgctgctcgtcTGAACTCTCGTCTCAGActtgcttctgtctcgcttcttccgcttctcccccttcttcccgctctccttcttctgcctcggcttctgctttgtgtcgtttgtctccgtctgcgaATCTGCGAACTCAATCGTTCGAGCCGATGAGAAGTCAGTGGCAGCTCGGAGTCGCCATTTGTTTAGCCGACGCtccgagcgaggagacaggtcCTTCCGACTCCAAGCCGAGACACccgaaaacgcatgcagcggcggcCAGTGATCGCGAGGCGTCTTGGGCTGGAGGCGCAGACCTTGTCGACCTCTTCTTGCAGTCGGCTTTAGAGCCTTGTGGATGGACAAGAAACTGGGGGACGCGAAGCGAAGACAAAGTCGACGGGGGAAGCCGAATGGCTCGCGTTCCCGGCAGCTCTAAGGGCGTTTCGCACAACGCGGCCCAGGGTCGGAGAGAGCGCATTTTATACACTTTGAATTTCGTCGATTTCGACGTGCTCAGGACGCACATCTCCTTTAAAAAACGCTGA